In Calypte anna isolate BGI_N300 chromosome Z, bCalAnn1_v1.p, whole genome shotgun sequence, the following are encoded in one genomic region:
- the PCGF3 gene encoding polycomb group RING finger protein 3, producing the protein MLTRKIKLWDINAHITCRLCNGYLIDATTVTECLHTFCRSCLVKYLEENNTCPTCRIVIHQSHPLQYIGHDRTMQDIVYKLVPGLQEAEMKKQREFYHKLGMEVPGDIKGEMCSTKQHLDSHRNGETKTDENSNKEASEEKQEEDNDYHRSDEQVSICLECNSSKLRGLKRKWIRCSAQATVLHLKKFIAKKLNLSSFNELDILCNEEILGKDHTLKFVVVTRWRFKKAPLLLHYRPKMDLL; encoded by the exons ATGCTAACAAGAAAGATTAAGCTTTGGGACATTAATGCCCACATAACCTGTCGTCTGTGCAATGGATACCTGATTGATGCTACTACTGTAACAGAATGCTTGCATACTT TCTGTAGAAGTTGCCTAGTGAAGTATTTGGAGGAAAACAACACCTGTCCAACGTGTAGAATTGTTATACATCAGAGCCACCCACTACAGTACATTGG TCATGACAGAACAATGCAAGATATTGTTTACAAACTTGTGCCAGGCCTCCAAGAAG CggaaatgaaaaaacaaagggaGTTTTATCACAAACTCGGCATGGAAGTTCCAGGGGACATCAAAGGGGAGATGTGTTCTACAAAACAGCACCTAGATTCCCATCGAAATG GTGAAActaaaacagatgaaaattcAAACAAAGAAGCAtctgaggaaaagcaggaagaagatAATGACTACCACCGAAGTGATGAACAG gtaAGCATTTGCTTGGAATGCAATAGCAGCAAATTGCGTGGATTGAAACGAAAATGGATTCGCTGCTCAGCACAAGCGACAGTCTTGCATCTAAAGAAGTTCATTGCCAAAAAACTGaacctttcttcttttaatgag tTGGACATATTATGCAATGAAGAGATTCTTGGCAAGGACCACACGCTCAAGTTTGTAGTTGTTACTAGATGGAGATTTAAG AAAGCACCTCTACTGCTACATTACAGACCCAAAATGGACTTGCTGTAA